One segment of Skermanella rosea DNA contains the following:
- a CDS encoding LysR family transcriptional regulator: MHQIRYFLAVARTRNFTRAAEECHVSQPSLTRAIQKLEGELGGPLFRREHSLSHLTDLGRIMLPHLEQTYGAAQAAKSMAEGLRKGSLAPLGLGVTASLAPDHLVGLLETLNRSLNGLELTLESEAHADLVRDMMQGDFDVAILEEAADLPDRLRSWRLFREHYRVLCRTDHRFAQLNAIEPALLDGEVWIDRPSCLSSPRFRQLCALAGVMPAFRHRATGEAHLQRMVLAGFGCALVPETLPIAEGLAMRPVHDLDLSRTVLVATVIGRRLSPASDAFLRAARARAWASEEPDAQPPMSRRT, translated from the coding sequence ATGCATCAGATACGCTATTTTCTGGCGGTCGCCCGCACGCGCAACTTCACCCGCGCCGCGGAGGAGTGCCATGTCAGCCAGCCGTCGCTGACCCGTGCGATCCAGAAGCTGGAAGGGGAACTGGGCGGCCCGCTGTTCCGGCGGGAACACAGCCTGTCGCACCTGACCGACCTGGGCCGCATCATGCTGCCCCACCTGGAGCAGACCTATGGGGCGGCGCAGGCCGCCAAATCCATGGCGGAAGGGTTGCGCAAGGGCAGCTTGGCGCCGCTCGGCCTGGGCGTCACCGCGTCCCTCGCCCCCGACCACCTGGTCGGCCTGCTGGAGACGCTGAACCGATCGCTGAACGGACTGGAGCTGACGCTGGAGTCCGAGGCCCACGCCGATCTCGTGCGGGACATGATGCAGGGCGACTTCGACGTGGCGATCCTGGAGGAGGCGGCCGACCTTCCCGACCGGCTGCGGAGCTGGCGGCTCTTCCGGGAGCATTACCGGGTGCTGTGCCGGACCGACCACCGCTTCGCCCAGCTGAACGCGATCGAGCCGGCGCTCCTCGACGGCGAGGTCTGGATCGATCGGCCGAGCTGCCTGTCCAGCCCCCGCTTCCGGCAGCTCTGCGCCCTTGCCGGCGTCATGCCGGCGTTCCGCCACCGCGCCACCGGCGAGGCGCATCTCCAGCGCATGGTGCTGGCCGGCTTCGGCTGCGCCCTGGTTCCCGAGACCCTGCCGATCGCGGAGGGGCTGGCGATGCGCCCTGTCCACGACCTGGACCTGTCGCGGACCGTGCTGGTCGCGACCGTGATCGGCCGCCGCCTGTCGCCGGCGTCGGACGCCTTCCTGAGGGCGGCGCGGGCCCGCGCCTGGGCATCGGAGGAGCCTGACGCTCAGCCGCCGATGTCCCGCAGGACCTGA
- a CDS encoding peroxiredoxin-like family protein — protein MTPLADRLDEISRSLDPAWDALYDGFVADLRAAGAAVGSPAVGDGLEQFALPDSRGRYVSSRDLLAEGPVVLSFYRGGWCPYCRTEMAAWSEAASEVRRLGASFVAVTGETGGGAEALRRQLDLGGLILVDVDHGLALRMGLAVRVSDRVRAAYLGIGRDLAQHYGSDAWFIPVPATYVVDRHGIVRFAEADVDFRRRAEPEAVLQVLRDIGG, from the coding sequence ATGACGCCGCTCGCCGACAGGCTGGACGAGATAAGCCGGTCGCTCGATCCGGCCTGGGACGCCCTCTATGACGGATTCGTCGCCGACCTGCGCGCGGCCGGCGCCGCAGTCGGCAGCCCGGCGGTCGGCGACGGGCTCGAGCAATTCGCCCTGCCGGACAGCCGCGGCCGGTACGTGTCGTCCCGCGACCTGCTGGCGGAGGGACCGGTGGTGCTGAGCTTCTACCGGGGCGGCTGGTGCCCCTATTGCCGCACCGAGATGGCAGCCTGGTCCGAGGCCGCCTCCGAGGTCCGGCGGCTCGGCGCCTCCTTCGTCGCGGTGACCGGCGAGACCGGCGGCGGGGCGGAGGCGCTCCGGCGACAGCTCGACCTGGGCGGCCTGATCCTGGTCGACGTCGACCACGGCCTGGCGCTCCGGATGGGCCTCGCCGTCCGGGTGAGCGACAGGGTCCGCGCGGCCTATCTCGGGATCGGCCGCGATCTGGCCCAGCATTATGGCAGCGACGCCTGGTTCATCCCGGTGCCGGCCACCTATGTGGTGGACCGGCACGGCATCGTCCGCTTCGCCGAGGCCGACGTGGATTTCCGTCGCCGCGCCGAGCCGGAGGCCGTGCTTCAGGTCCTGCGGGACATCGGCGGCTGA
- a CDS encoding FAD-containing oxidoreductase, translated as MARSFDAIIIGSGQAGPFLAVRMAQAGMRTAVIEREHLGGTCVNDGCIPTKTLVASARVAHLARHAADYGVLTGGEVRVDMKAVKARKDRIVQASLDSLASWLGGTENLTLVWGSARFTGPREVEVNGETLTAPRIFINTGGRPTVPDWPGLSGMPYLTNTSMMALDAVPEHLVVAGGSYIGLEFAQMYRRFGSRVTVVEYADRLIAREDPEVSDAVRGILAAEGIDIHLGVRDIAVGKRGSGMRLTATAGGSPVGIDGSHLLLAIGRVPNTDGLNLEAAGVATDKRGFIQVDDQLRASVEDGGAGGIWALGDVNGRGAFTHTSYNDFEIVAANLLDGDPRRVSDRITAYALFTDPPLGRVGMTEAEVRATGRPALKGVLPMTRVGRAKERGETQGFMKVLVDRETRLILGAALLCIEGDEIVHSLLDVMAAKAPYTVIQRCVHIHPTVSELIPTLLGSLKPLE; from the coding sequence ATGGCGAGGAGTTTCGACGCGATCATCATCGGGAGCGGCCAGGCCGGTCCCTTCCTGGCGGTCCGGATGGCCCAGGCGGGCATGAGGACGGCCGTCATCGAGCGGGAGCACCTGGGCGGGACCTGCGTCAACGACGGCTGCATCCCGACCAAGACCCTGGTCGCCAGCGCCCGAGTGGCCCATCTGGCGCGCCACGCCGCGGATTACGGCGTGCTGACCGGCGGCGAGGTGCGGGTCGACATGAAGGCCGTGAAGGCGCGGAAGGACCGGATCGTGCAAGCGTCGCTGGACAGCCTGGCGTCCTGGCTGGGCGGAACGGAGAACCTGACGCTGGTCTGGGGATCGGCCCGCTTCACCGGTCCCCGCGAGGTCGAGGTGAACGGCGAGACCCTGACGGCGCCCCGGATCTTCATCAATACCGGCGGACGGCCGACGGTGCCCGACTGGCCCGGCCTGTCCGGCATGCCCTATCTCACCAACACCTCCATGATGGCGCTCGACGCGGTGCCGGAGCATCTGGTCGTCGCCGGCGGCAGCTATATCGGCCTGGAATTCGCCCAGATGTACCGCCGCTTCGGCTCCCGCGTCACGGTGGTCGAATATGCCGACCGCCTGATCGCGCGGGAGGACCCGGAGGTTTCCGACGCGGTGCGCGGCATCCTGGCGGCGGAGGGCATCGACATCCACCTGGGGGTCCGCGACATCGCGGTCGGGAAACGGGGCTCCGGCATGAGGCTGACCGCCACCGCCGGCGGAAGTCCCGTCGGGATCGACGGCAGCCACCTGCTGCTGGCGATCGGCCGGGTGCCCAACACGGACGGCCTGAACCTGGAGGCCGCCGGCGTCGCCACCGACAAGCGCGGCTTCATCCAGGTCGACGACCAGCTCCGGGCGAGCGTCGAGGACGGCGGGGCCGGAGGGATCTGGGCCCTGGGCGACGTCAACGGGCGCGGTGCCTTCACCCATACCTCCTACAACGACTTCGAGATCGTCGCGGCCAACCTGCTCGACGGCGATCCCCGCCGGGTGTCGGACCGCATCACGGCCTATGCCCTGTTCACCGACCCTCCGCTGGGCCGCGTCGGCATGACCGAGGCGGAGGTGCGGGCCACCGGCCGGCCCGCGCTGAAGGGCGTGCTGCCCATGACCCGCGTCGGCCGCGCCAAGGAGCGCGGCGAGACCCAAGGCTTCATGAAGGTGCTGGTGGACCGCGAGACCCGGCTGATCCTGGGGGCGGCGCTGCTGTGCATCGAGGGCGACGAGATCGTCCATTCGCTGCTGGACGTCATGGCGGCCAAGGCGCCCTATACCGTGATCCAGCGCTGCGTGCACATCCACCCCACGGTCAGCGAGCTGATCCCCACGCTGCTGGGCAGCCTGAAGCCGCTGGAATGA
- a CDS encoding MFS transporter yields MTVTRALPGMRSAPALRPAIVALMAFFTVVDLFATQAILPMLAAAYGVTPSAMGMAVNACTLGMAAAGLATALFGDRIDRRGGVTASLALLAVPTFLLALAPGLEVFTALRVLQGLCMSTAFALTLAWLGERGSGGTHFAAYVTGNVASNLVGRLAAATVSEGFGLAGNFVLFAALNLAGAALAWTMMRGHPAPASAGPAAPPWRRLGRLCTVPVLSAFGIGFCILFAFIGVFTYVNFVLVAPPLGLGMMSVGLVYLVFLPSIVLTPLAGGFAARRGVRPALWTGLGVAAAGLPLLLSPDLWEVLLGMVLAGAGTFFAQATATGFVSRAASDRAAASGVYLAAYFSGGLAGSAALGPVFDRFGWPAAVAGVGVALALAAVLGFNLRTSPNAGRP; encoded by the coding sequence ATGACCGTCACGAGAGCCCTGCCCGGGATGAGGTCCGCTCCGGCGCTCCGTCCCGCGATCGTAGCCCTGATGGCGTTCTTCACCGTGGTCGACCTGTTCGCGACGCAGGCGATCCTGCCGATGCTGGCCGCGGCCTACGGGGTGACGCCCTCGGCCATGGGCATGGCGGTCAATGCCTGCACGCTCGGCATGGCGGCGGCCGGACTGGCGACCGCGCTGTTCGGCGACCGGATCGACCGGAGAGGCGGCGTCACCGCCAGCCTCGCGCTGCTGGCGGTGCCGACCTTCCTGCTGGCGCTGGCGCCCGGCCTGGAGGTCTTCACGGCGCTCCGCGTGCTCCAGGGGCTGTGCATGTCCACCGCCTTCGCCCTGACGCTGGCCTGGCTCGGCGAACGGGGCAGCGGCGGCACGCACTTCGCGGCCTACGTCACGGGCAACGTCGCCAGCAACCTGGTCGGGCGCCTGGCCGCCGCGACGGTCAGCGAGGGCTTCGGGCTGGCCGGCAACTTCGTCCTGTTCGCCGCCCTCAACTTGGCCGGCGCGGCGCTGGCCTGGACCATGATGCGGGGCCACCCGGCGCCGGCCTCCGCCGGACCGGCGGCCCCGCCGTGGCGCCGCCTCGGCCGGCTCTGCACGGTGCCGGTGCTGTCCGCGTTCGGAATCGGCTTCTGCATCCTGTTCGCCTTCATCGGCGTCTTCACCTACGTCAATTTCGTGCTGGTCGCACCGCCGCTCGGTCTCGGCATGATGTCGGTCGGGCTCGTCTATCTGGTCTTCCTGCCCTCGATCGTGCTGACGCCGCTGGCGGGCGGGTTCGCCGCGCGCCGGGGCGTGCGCCCCGCCCTGTGGACCGGCCTGGGGGTCGCGGCCGCGGGCCTGCCCCTGCTGCTGAGCCCGGACCTGTGGGAAGTGCTGCTCGGCATGGTGCTGGCGGGGGCCGGGACCTTCTTCGCCCAGGCGACGGCGACCGGCTTCGTCAGCCGGGCGGCTTCGGACCGGGCGGCGGCGAGCGGGGTCTATCTGGCGGCCTATTTCTCCGGCGGGCTGGCGGGGAGCGCCGCGCTCGGGCCGGTCTTCGACAGGTTCGGCTGGCCCGCCGCGGTGGCCGGAGTCGGAGTTGCCCTCGCGCTGGCGGCGGTTCTGGGGTTCAATCTGCGGACATCTCCGAATGCAGGCCGCCCCTGA
- a CDS encoding cupin domain-containing protein, with amino-acid sequence MTHRSTAVLSLKTALKRGLLGSLLLGSALALAPADALAGACPAGQEGVGLRMPDPSPAKDVTDKVVASIDVAKEPAAIQDRQFRLRRIEVKPGGVVPWHSHEDRPAIIYVIKGEITEYASTCAVPIVHKAGESTAERHGVSHWWKNTGKGTAVLLSADLLHVKDADPGMM; translated from the coding sequence ATGACGCATCGTTCCACTGCCGTGCTTTCCCTGAAGACCGCCCTGAAGCGGGGGCTGCTGGGATCCCTGCTGCTCGGCTCCGCCCTGGCCCTGGCGCCCGCCGACGCGCTGGCCGGCGCCTGCCCCGCGGGCCAGGAGGGCGTCGGCCTCCGCATGCCGGACCCGAGCCCGGCCAAGGACGTCACCGACAAGGTCGTCGCCTCGATCGACGTGGCGAAGGAGCCGGCCGCCATCCAGGACCGCCAGTTCCGCCTGCGCCGGATCGAGGTGAAGCCCGGCGGAGTCGTGCCCTGGCACAGCCACGAGGACCGCCCCGCCATCATCTACGTCATCAAGGGCGAGATCACCGAGTATGCCAGCACCTGCGCCGTGCCGATCGTCCACAAGGCCGGCGAGAGCACGGCGGAGCGGCACGGCGTTTCCCACTGGTGGAAGAACACCGGCAAGGGCACCGCCGTCCTGCTCTCCGCCGACCTGCTGCACGTCAAGGACGCTGACCCGGGCATGATGTGA
- a CDS encoding 3-hydroxybutyrate dehydrogenase, translating into MDTLTVKDPAAPAAAPTDEFAGRVALVTGSTSGIGLGIARAFAARGATVVLNGFGPARDIAEARSAIEEEFGVETAYSDADMSDPEAIGRMIETAAYRHGRIDILVNNAGIQHVAPVTEFPPDRWDRILAINLSSAFHTVRLALPVMRRNAFGRIVNVSSAHGLVASPFKSAYVAAKHGIVGFTKTVALEVAEEPITCNAICPGYVLTPLVEQQIDDQAKVHGISREAVVRDVLLAQQPNKRFATVDEIGAIAVFLSSHAAASITGAAIPVDGGWTAH; encoded by the coding sequence ATGGATACGCTGACAGTGAAGGATCCCGCAGCCCCTGCCGCCGCCCCGACCGACGAGTTCGCGGGCCGGGTGGCGCTGGTCACCGGCTCGACCAGCGGGATCGGGCTCGGCATCGCGCGGGCCTTCGCCGCCCGGGGCGCCACAGTCGTGCTGAACGGCTTCGGCCCGGCGCGGGACATCGCCGAGGCGCGCAGCGCCATCGAGGAGGAGTTCGGGGTGGAGACGGCCTATTCGGACGCCGACATGTCCGACCCGGAGGCGATCGGCCGGATGATCGAGACGGCGGCGTACCGGCATGGACGGATCGACATCCTGGTCAACAATGCCGGCATCCAGCACGTGGCGCCGGTGACCGAGTTCCCGCCCGACCGTTGGGACCGGATCCTGGCGATCAACCTCAGCTCCGCCTTCCATACCGTGAGGTTGGCGCTGCCGGTGATGCGGCGGAACGCCTTCGGCCGGATCGTCAACGTCTCCTCGGCCCACGGTCTCGTCGCGTCGCCGTTCAAGTCGGCCTACGTCGCGGCCAAGCACGGCATCGTGGGATTCACGAAGACGGTGGCGCTCGAGGTGGCGGAGGAGCCCATCACCTGCAACGCGATCTGCCCCGGCTACGTCCTGACGCCGCTGGTCGAGCAGCAGATCGATGACCAGGCGAAGGTCCACGGCATCTCCCGCGAGGCGGTGGTCCGGGACGTGCTGCTGGCGCAGCAGCCGAACAAGCGGTTCGCCACCGTGGACGAGATCGGCGCGATCGCCGTGTTCCTGTCCAGCCACGCCGCCGCCTCGATCACCGGCGCCGCGATCCCGGTGGACGGCGGCTGGACCGCGCACTGA
- a CDS encoding patatin-like phospholipase family protein, translating to MTRTGAEPGTGAAAKPQIDRETLGQIVLVFQGGGALGAYQAGVYEAMQEAGLEPDWVIGTSIGAINAGLIAGNRPGKRLARLQEFWRRVQHGPFRQLTAASWGGGPEAFSALTAAAGVDGFFQPNPWAFLGMKTVLGPENAGYYSTEPLARTLADLIDPDCLGAGHPRLTVGAANVRTAEMHYFDSRTAPLTIRHVMASGALPPAFPAVRIDGELYWDGGILSNTPVEAVFDDNPRRSGLVFAVHIWSPSGPEPDSIWKVMSRQKDLQYASRAASHIVRQKQIHRLRHVIAELAEALPADRRDDPRLRELAAYGCLTRMHVVRLLAPPLAGEDHSKDIDFSPQGIRARWSAGYADTARVLAEAPWTHPADPIEGFILHDAKAGRVVGEG from the coding sequence ATGACCAGGACCGGGGCTGAACCCGGAACGGGCGCTGCGGCGAAGCCGCAGATCGACAGGGAGACGCTGGGCCAGATCGTGCTGGTGTTCCAGGGCGGCGGCGCCTTGGGCGCCTACCAGGCCGGCGTCTACGAGGCGATGCAGGAGGCCGGGCTGGAGCCGGACTGGGTGATCGGCACCTCGATCGGCGCCATCAACGCCGGCCTGATCGCCGGCAACCGGCCGGGCAAGCGGCTGGCGCGCCTCCAGGAATTCTGGCGGAGGGTGCAGCACGGCCCGTTCCGGCAGCTGACCGCGGCCTCCTGGGGCGGCGGCCCGGAGGCGTTCAGCGCCCTGACGGCGGCGGCGGGAGTGGACGGCTTCTTCCAGCCCAACCCCTGGGCCTTCCTCGGTATGAAGACCGTCCTCGGGCCGGAGAACGCCGGCTACTACTCGACCGAACCGCTGGCGAGGACGCTCGCCGACCTGATCGACCCGGACTGCCTGGGCGCCGGCCACCCGCGGCTGACGGTCGGCGCCGCCAATGTCCGGACCGCGGAGATGCATTACTTCGACAGCCGCACCGCGCCGCTGACGATCCGGCACGTGATGGCGTCCGGGGCTCTGCCGCCGGCCTTCCCCGCGGTCCGGATCGACGGCGAGCTCTACTGGGACGGCGGCATCCTGTCGAACACGCCCGTCGAGGCGGTGTTCGACGACAATCCCCGGCGCAGCGGCCTCGTCTTCGCGGTCCATATCTGGAGCCCCAGCGGGCCGGAGCCGGACAGCATCTGGAAGGTCATGAGCCGCCAGAAGGACCTTCAGTACGCCAGCCGGGCGGCCAGCCACATCGTCCGGCAGAAGCAGATCCACCGCCTGCGCCACGTCATCGCCGAACTGGCGGAGGCCCTGCCGGCCGACCGGCGCGACGATCCGCGCCTCCGCGAGCTGGCCGCCTACGGCTGCCTCACCCGGATGCACGTGGTGCGCCTGCTGGCCCCGCCGCTGGCGGGCGAGGACCATTCCAAGGACATCGACTTCAGCCCCCAAGGCATCCGAGCCCGCTGGTCCGCAGGCTATGCCGACACCGCCCGCGTCCTGGCCGAGGCCCCCTGGACCCATCCCGCCGACCCGATCGAGGGCTTCATCCTGCACGATGCCAAGGCCGGCCGGGTCGTCGGGGAAGGCTAG
- a CDS encoding DUF4212 domain-containing protein produces the protein MRDNLDTQAQLYWRANIQTVMACLIVWFLVSFGAGIIFADALNGIMLGGFPLGFWFAQQGSIVIFLLLIIFYAWRMNRLDRKFNVDEI, from the coding sequence ATGAGGGACAATCTCGACACCCAGGCGCAGCTTTACTGGCGCGCCAATATCCAGACGGTCATGGCCTGTCTGATCGTATGGTTTCTCGTGTCGTTCGGAGCGGGAATAATCTTCGCCGATGCCCTGAACGGCATCATGCTCGGCGGTTTTCCCTTGGGCTTCTGGTTCGCCCAGCAGGGCTCCATCGTCATCTTCCTGCTGCTGATCATCTTCTACGCTTGGCGAATGAACCGGCTGGACCGGAAATTCAACGTCGACGAGATCTAG
- a CDS encoding sodium:solute symporter family protein — translation MELQTLTYLIVGATFALYIGIAVWSRAATTGDFYVAGKGVHPIANGMATGADWMSAASFISMAGLIAFLGYGGSVYLMGWTGGYVLLAMLLAPYLRKYGKFTVPEFIGDRYYSSAARVVAVICLIFISFVYVAGQMRGVGIVFSRFLEVSIEVGLIVGMGIVFVYAVLGGMKGITYTQVAQYIVLITAYIVPAVFISLQLTGNPFPPLGLGGTLVDSPAVSADGVYLLERLNAVVTELGFAAYTDGQKSVIDLFAITAALMVGTAGLPHVIVRFFTVPRVRDARSSAGWALFFIALLYLCAPAVGAMARYNLMDTLQVGAVGAPDGNLLYQDRPAWMQRWEQTGLLKFEDKNGDGRIQYYNPAGMNDDLERQYGWAGNELTVDRDIMVLANPEIARLPNWVIALVAAGGIAAALSTAAGLLLVISSSISHDLLKSTLAKNMTEKNELMAGRIAAGGAILIAGYLGYNPPGFVAEVVAFAFGLAASSLFPAIMMGIFAKRVNREGAIAGMLTGLIFTMGYIVYFKGIFIEPIGVNAPANWLLGISPEGIGFVGMLLNFAVAFAISKVTAAPPREIQELVDYIRSPRGAKAAIDH, via the coding sequence ATGGAACTCCAGACACTTACTTACCTGATCGTCGGAGCGACCTTCGCCCTCTATATCGGGATCGCCGTATGGTCACGGGCGGCGACGACGGGCGACTTCTATGTCGCCGGCAAGGGCGTCCACCCCATCGCCAACGGCATGGCGACCGGCGCCGACTGGATGTCGGCGGCTTCCTTCATCTCCATGGCCGGGCTGATCGCGTTCCTCGGCTACGGCGGATCGGTCTACCTGATGGGGTGGACCGGCGGCTATGTCCTGCTGGCGATGCTGCTGGCACCCTACCTGCGGAAATACGGCAAGTTCACGGTGCCGGAATTCATCGGCGACCGCTACTACAGCAGCGCCGCGCGAGTCGTGGCGGTGATCTGCCTGATCTTCATCTCCTTCGTCTACGTCGCCGGGCAGATGCGCGGCGTCGGCATCGTGTTCTCCCGCTTCCTAGAGGTCAGCATCGAGGTCGGGCTGATCGTCGGCATGGGGATCGTGTTCGTCTACGCCGTGCTGGGCGGCATGAAGGGCATCACCTATACCCAGGTGGCCCAGTACATCGTCCTGATCACCGCCTATATCGTGCCGGCGGTCTTCATCTCCCTCCAGCTGACCGGCAACCCGTTCCCGCCGCTCGGCCTCGGCGGCACGCTGGTTGACAGCCCCGCGGTCAGCGCCGACGGCGTCTACCTGCTCGAACGGCTGAACGCCGTCGTCACCGAGTTGGGATTCGCGGCCTATACCGACGGCCAGAAGAGCGTCATCGACCTGTTCGCCATCACCGCGGCGCTGATGGTCGGCACCGCGGGGCTGCCGCACGTGATCGTCCGCTTCTTCACCGTGCCGCGCGTGCGTGACGCGCGCTCCTCGGCCGGCTGGGCGCTGTTCTTCATCGCCCTGCTGTATCTCTGCGCCCCGGCGGTCGGCGCCATGGCCCGGTACAACCTGATGGACACGCTCCAGGTCGGTGCCGTGGGCGCCCCGGACGGCAACCTGCTCTACCAGGACCGGCCGGCCTGGATGCAGCGCTGGGAACAGACGGGCCTGCTGAAGTTCGAGGACAAGAACGGCGACGGCCGCATCCAGTACTACAACCCGGCGGGCATGAACGACGACCTGGAAAGGCAGTACGGCTGGGCCGGCAACGAGCTGACCGTCGACCGCGACATCATGGTGCTCGCCAATCCCGAGATCGCCAGGCTGCCCAACTGGGTCATCGCCCTGGTCGCGGCGGGCGGCATCGCGGCGGCCCTGTCCACCGCCGCCGGCCTGCTGCTGGTGATCTCGTCCTCGATCTCCCACGACCTGCTGAAAAGCACCCTCGCCAAGAACATGACGGAGAAGAACGAGCTGATGGCGGGCCGCATCGCCGCCGGCGGCGCGATCCTGATCGCCGGGTACCTGGGCTACAATCCTCCCGGCTTCGTGGCGGAGGTGGTCGCCTTCGCCTTCGGTCTCGCGGCCAGTTCGCTGTTCCCCGCGATCATGATGGGCATCTTCGCGAAGCGGGTGAACCGGGAAGGGGCGATCGCCGGCATGCTGACCGGCCTCATCTTCACGATGGGCTACATCGTCTACTTCAAGGGGATCTTCATCGAGCCGATCGGCGTCAACGCGCCGGCGAACTGGCTGCTGGGGATTTCTCCGGAAGGCATCGGGTTCGTCGGCATGCTGCTGAACTTCGCGGTCGCGTTCGCGATCAGCAAGGTGACGGCGGCGCCGCCGCGCGAGATCCAGGAACTGGTGGATTATATCCGGTCGCCGCGGGGCGCCAAGGCCGCGATCGACCACTGA
- a CDS encoding DUF294 nucleotidyltransferase-like domain-containing protein, translating to MPVEPAAVREFIADQPAFAKLPGDDLDAIAAQVVPIRLNRGETPAWPGDPAGGIALVRSGSLEVRTVTGEPVARLGEGDPVPALGTSGGEAVLRVAVLADTLLYRIPADQVLRLRAAHPDFARLLDPQPGERLRAARGRMDPAGRREVRNLIRRPPEVTAPGTSIADAARHMHRAAVSCLPVVEDGRLLGIVTDRDLRNRVLAAGLDPAGPVTSVMTPDPYRIDDTALVFQAEILMGRHGINHLPVMRGAELAGMITSTDILRTHVRSVVFMAGDIARRDDAAGVAAAVKPLPDMVHDLAEGGSSAYGIGHAVSAVTDAATERLIGLAEQRLGPPPVPYLWMALGSQARNEQTACSDQDNALVLSDDYEEAAHGDYFKALAEFVCDGLAEAGYPLCPGGIMARNPRWRMPLAAWRRAFEHWVREPLPEALMNASIFFDMRPVAGPPPLFRDLQRHVLELTGSNGIFLGHMVRNALTHQPPLGLFRNFVLISGGEHHRSLDLKHSVLAPIVDLARVYALDAGSPVVNTHDRLVVAGETGKVSRDGARDLVDALEFLGLVRIRHQARLLKAGKSPDNYLSPQELSPFERGHLKDAFAVVKLMQSAALAAYRGGMA from the coding sequence ATGCCGGTCGAGCCTGCCGCGGTCCGCGAGTTCATCGCCGACCAGCCGGCCTTCGCGAAACTTCCCGGGGACGACCTGGACGCCATCGCCGCCCAGGTCGTCCCGATCCGCCTGAACAGGGGCGAGACGCCGGCCTGGCCGGGCGATCCGGCCGGCGGCATCGCCCTGGTACGAAGCGGATCGCTGGAGGTCCGGACCGTCACGGGCGAACCCGTCGCCCGCCTGGGCGAAGGCGATCCGGTGCCGGCCCTGGGGACGTCCGGCGGCGAGGCCGTGCTTCGCGTCGCCGTCCTGGCGGACACCCTCCTCTACCGGATCCCGGCCGACCAGGTCCTCCGGCTGCGGGCGGCCCACCCCGATTTCGCCCGCCTGCTCGACCCGCAGCCGGGCGAACGGCTGCGCGCGGCCCGGGGGCGGATGGATCCCGCCGGCCGCCGGGAGGTGAGGAACCTGATCCGGCGCCCGCCGGAGGTGACCGCCCCCGGGACCAGCATCGCCGACGCCGCCCGGCACATGCATCGGGCCGCGGTCTCCTGCCTGCCGGTGGTCGAGGACGGCCGGCTGCTGGGCATCGTCACCGACCGCGACCTGCGCAACCGGGTCCTGGCGGCGGGCCTGGACCCGGCCGGCCCGGTGACATCCGTGATGACGCCGGATCCCTACCGGATCGACGACACCGCCCTGGTCTTCCAGGCGGAGATCCTGATGGGCCGCCACGGCATCAACCACCTGCCCGTGATGCGCGGGGCGGAACTGGCCGGGATGATCACCAGCACCGACATCCTGCGGACCCATGTCCGGTCGGTCGTGTTCATGGCGGGCGACATCGCCCGGCGGGACGATGCCGCGGGCGTCGCGGCGGCCGTGAAGCCGCTGCCGGACATGGTCCACGACCTGGCGGAAGGGGGCAGCAGCGCCTACGGCATCGGCCATGCCGTCTCGGCCGTCACGGACGCGGCGACGGAACGGCTGATCGGGCTGGCGGAACAGCGGCTGGGTCCTCCGCCGGTGCCCTATCTCTGGATGGCCCTCGGGTCCCAGGCGCGGAACGAGCAGACCGCCTGCTCGGACCAGGACAACGCCCTGGTCCTGTCCGACGACTACGAGGAGGCGGCCCACGGGGACTATTTCAAGGCCCTGGCGGAATTCGTCTGCGACGGGCTGGCCGAGGCAGGATATCCCCTCTGCCCCGGCGGCATCATGGCCCGGAACCCGCGGTGGCGGATGCCGCTGGCGGCTTGGCGCCGCGCCTTCGAGCACTGGGTGCGGGAGCCCCTGCCCGAGGCGCTGATGAACGCCAGCATCTTCTTCGACATGCGGCCGGTCGCCGGCCCGCCGCCGTTGTTCCGCGACCTTCAGCGCCACGTCCTGGAACTGACCGGAAGCAACGGCATCTTCCTCGGCCACATGGTCCGCAACGCGCTGACTCACCAGCCGCCGCTGGGACTCTTCCGGAACTTCGTCCTGATCTCCGGCGGGGAACACCACCGATCGCTGGACCTCAAGCACTCCGTTCTGGCGCCGATCGTCGATCTGGCCCGGGTCTACGCCCTGGACGCCGGCTCGCCCGTGGTCAATACCCACGACCGGCTGGTGGTCGCCGGCGAGACCGGCAAGGTCAGCCGGGACGGCGCCCGCGACCTGGTGGACGCGCTGGAGTTCCTGGGCCTCGTGAGGATCCGGCACCAGGCCCGGCTCCTGAAGGCCGGCAAGTCCCCCGACAACTACCTGTCGCCGCAGGAACTGTCGCCGTTCGAGCGGGGGCACCTCAAGGACGCCTTCGCCGTGGTGAAGCTGATGCAATCGGCGGCCCTCGCCGCCTACCGCGGCGGCATGGCCTGA